A single genomic interval of Asinibacterium sp. OR53 harbors:
- a CDS encoding type II toxin-antitoxin system ParD family antitoxin produces the protein MSRNTSISLGDHFEHFVDNRVSTGRFKNASEVVRAGLRLLEEEENKIIALKRAIEDGIESGLAKNFDAKKHLQKLKAGKRKNG, from the coding sequence ATGAGCCGTAATACATCAATATCGCTGGGAGATCATTTTGAGCATTTTGTTGACAACAGGGTCTCAACCGGTAGATTCAAAAATGCCAGTGAAGTAGTTAGAGCAGGGCTTCGCCTTTTAGAAGAAGAAGAAAATAAAATCATTGCGTTGAAACGAGCAATTGAAGACGGGATTGAAAGTGGATTAGCCAAAAACTTTGACGCGAAAAAGCATCTTCAAAAGCTAAAAGCTGGCAAAAGAAAAAATGGCTAA
- a CDS encoding helix-turn-helix transcriptional regulator yields MHYKEYIPSEALKKYVQCYYIYESDTDTVMEDKAFATGCVEVMFNLSGIQWETKANGAFAATPKVELWGQVLDPLSFRTVGKNCMLGIRFYPFSAAVFLQEDIQLFNDKILNLTDVLGKPIEELHLQLLEAESLAKRIDCVEAFLLNKLLMGGKIDKITLVKQVMHELKQEDFFDNIENVASRYGISSRYLQKIFLQYTGLTPKLYSKINRFQNSLLLLSKGNQSLTSIAYECGYFDQSHFIKEFRRFTGAVPSGYDFANTTAVLASPNK; encoded by the coding sequence TTGCATTACAAGGAATACATACCTTCTGAAGCATTGAAGAAATATGTTCAATGCTATTACATTTACGAATCTGACACAGATACTGTAATGGAGGATAAGGCTTTTGCCACTGGCTGTGTTGAAGTGATGTTTAATCTAAGCGGTATTCAGTGGGAAACAAAGGCAAATGGTGCATTTGCAGCTACTCCGAAAGTTGAACTATGGGGACAGGTCCTGGACCCGCTTTCTTTTAGAACGGTTGGTAAAAACTGCATGCTGGGTATCCGGTTCTACCCCTTTTCGGCTGCTGTTTTTTTACAAGAAGATATTCAGTTGTTCAACGACAAGATCCTGAACCTTACAGATGTACTGGGGAAACCCATTGAAGAACTGCACTTACAACTGCTCGAAGCAGAATCGTTAGCGAAAAGAATTGATTGCGTGGAAGCTTTTCTGTTGAACAAGTTGTTAATGGGCGGGAAGATCGATAAAATAACCCTTGTGAAGCAAGTGATGCATGAATTGAAGCAGGAGGATTTTTTTGATAACATTGAAAATGTGGCCTCCAGGTATGGAATTAGTTCCAGGTATCTTCAAAAAATATTTTTGCAATACACAGGGCTTACACCCAAACTATATAGTAAGATCAACCGTTTTCAGAACAGTCTTTTACTCCTATCGAAAGGAAACCAATCCCTTACTTCTATTGCGTACGAATGTGGTTATTTCGATCAATCGCATTTCATAAAAGAGTTCAGGCGTTTTACCGGTGCGGTACCGTCTGGATACGATTTTGCCAATACTACGGCTGTACTCGCTTCTCCCAATAAATAA
- a CDS encoding isocitrate lyase/phosphoenolpyruvate mutase family protein: MSSNFEQFKKLHQANHLFVLPNAWDARSAQLFQENAFPAIGTSSAAVAASLGYEDGEGMLFSDYLLIIKRILASVHVPVTVDMEMGYGKTNEQIFANMQQLAELGVAGVNIEDSEIIQSKRSLKKAAAFAKTIEFIKDGLSAKNLSLFINVRCDTYILHVKDAPKETISRLKMYEATGADGVFLPCISREEDINEAVSNTQLPINVMCIPGLPDFDTLNKLGVKRASMGPFLFNKTYKKAGELSQKVIEKANFSSIL, translated from the coding sequence ATGTCATCAAATTTTGAACAATTCAAGAAACTGCACCAGGCGAATCATTTATTCGTACTCCCGAACGCCTGGGATGCCAGGAGTGCACAGCTTTTCCAGGAAAATGCATTTCCTGCCATTGGTACATCCAGCGCGGCTGTAGCTGCCAGCCTGGGCTATGAAGATGGAGAAGGAATGTTGTTTTCAGACTACCTGCTGATCATTAAACGGATACTGGCTTCTGTACATGTTCCGGTAACCGTTGATATGGAAATGGGGTATGGGAAAACCAATGAGCAGATTTTTGCAAACATGCAGCAGTTGGCTGAGCTGGGCGTAGCCGGCGTTAATATCGAAGATTCTGAGATCATTCAATCAAAGCGTTCTTTGAAAAAAGCAGCTGCATTTGCAAAAACGATTGAATTCATTAAGGACGGGCTGTCTGCTAAAAACCTGTCTCTTTTCATCAATGTCCGTTGCGACACTTATATCCTCCATGTAAAAGATGCGCCCAAGGAAACGATCAGCCGGTTAAAGATGTATGAAGCAACCGGGGCCGACGGCGTTTTCCTGCCATGCATCAGCCGGGAAGAGGATATCAATGAAGCAGTGAGCAATACCCAATTACCCATCAACGTTATGTGCATACCAGGCCTTCCCGATTTTGATACACTGAATAAGCTTGGCGTGAAACGTGCCAGCATGGGGCCTTTCCTGTTCAATAAAACATATAAGAAAGCGGGAGAGCTGTCACAAAAGGTTATTGAAAAAGCAAACTTTTCTTCTATTCTTTAA
- a CDS encoding nuclear transport factor 2 family protein, with product MIVSKKATDTHAMLAAAYNTGDIDTVLSMYDVNGIIVAAPGSPVSGKAQFTDAVKAILAIKGKMEIKTVYCLQSGDVAVGRSEWSITEGDETKVSAKGVEVMKQQEDGTWKVLIDHAFGAEAGLTV from the coding sequence ATGATTGTATCTAAAAAAGCAACAGACACGCATGCCATGCTGGCGGCAGCCTATAACACGGGCGACATCGATACGGTGTTAAGCATGTACGATGTAAACGGAATTATCGTAGCTGCACCCGGCAGTCCGGTATCGGGGAAAGCGCAATTCACCGATGCAGTAAAAGCTATCCTCGCCATTAAGGGGAAGATGGAAATTAAAACTGTGTATTGCCTTCAATCCGGCGATGTTGCAGTAGGCAGATCGGAGTGGAGCATCACAGAAGGAGATGAAACGAAGGTGAGCGCCAAAGGAGTGGAAGTGATGAAGCAACAGGAAGATGGCACCTGGAAGGTTTTGATTGACCATGCGTTTGGTGCAGAAGCGGGGCTTACGGTATAA
- a CDS encoding DoxX family protein, translated as MKKSAQISQLYLRIAIGIGYLVPGLDRLGVWGPPGGKHISWGNWETFLKYATEVMGFLPTSIASVFAVLATIGEIAFGVLLLLGKWTRLAALGSGVLSLLFAVSMTISFGIVSPLSYSVFTLSAGSFLLSTLNDYRWSLDARS; from the coding sequence ATGAAAAAATCTGCTCAAATCAGCCAACTGTATTTACGTATTGCCATTGGTATTGGCTACCTGGTACCGGGTCTGGACCGCCTCGGCGTGTGGGGCCCGCCGGGCGGCAAGCATATTTCATGGGGCAATTGGGAAACCTTCTTAAAGTATGCGACCGAAGTAATGGGTTTCTTACCAACGTCTATTGCCTCTGTATTCGCAGTGCTGGCAACTATTGGAGAAATTGCTTTCGGCGTGTTACTCCTTTTGGGAAAGTGGACACGGCTGGCTGCGCTGGGTAGCGGTGTACTTTCCTTGTTGTTTGCTGTTTCCATGACCATTTCTTTTGGGATCGTTTCTCCTCTTAGTTACTCTGTTTTTACACTGAGTGCCGGAAGTTTCCTTTTATCAACGCTGAACGATTACAGATGGAGTCTTGATGCGCGCTCTTAA
- a CDS encoding ATP-binding protein yields MFERPHLQVLIRRIQEERKFIQVLTGPRQVGKTTLVTQLVKKMALPDLFESADAIPSANTTWIEQIWETARLKMQQANSPAFLLVIDEIQKIDNWSEVVKRLWDEDTRKAVNIKVILLGSSRLLMQRGLSESLAGRFESTYLGHWSFPEMQAAFGWSADQYAWFGGYPGSATLIEDEERWKQYISHSLIETSISKDILMLTRVDKPALLKRLFEIGCLYSGQILSYTKMQGQLQDAGNTTTLSHYLDLLNTAGLLGGIEAYAADIVRKRASSPKFQVHNTALISAQRAELFREIRGDATMWGRIVESSAGAHLVNHALTENFNVHYWRHRDAEVDFVIEKRGKVIGIEIKSGGDVATSGMEQFKKQFHPHKILLVGKAGLPWEEFLSINPASLF; encoded by the coding sequence ATGTTTGAAAGACCTCATTTACAGGTACTTATAAGGCGTATTCAGGAAGAAAGGAAGTTTATCCAGGTGCTCACTGGGCCGAGACAAGTAGGCAAAACCACACTGGTGACTCAATTAGTGAAGAAAATGGCGCTGCCTGATTTGTTTGAATCTGCCGATGCCATCCCTTCTGCAAATACCACCTGGATTGAGCAGATTTGGGAAACCGCCCGGTTGAAAATGCAGCAAGCCAACTCTCCGGCATTTCTTTTGGTGATTGATGAGATTCAGAAGATAGATAACTGGAGTGAAGTGGTGAAACGTTTATGGGATGAAGATACCCGGAAAGCGGTCAATATTAAAGTGATTTTGCTGGGCTCATCACGTTTGCTAATGCAGCGGGGTTTATCAGAATCATTGGCTGGCCGCTTTGAAAGTACTTACCTGGGACATTGGAGCTTTCCCGAAATGCAGGCTGCGTTTGGATGGAGCGCCGATCAATATGCATGGTTTGGAGGCTACCCGGGTTCTGCAACACTGATTGAAGATGAAGAAAGGTGGAAACAATACATCAGCCATTCTTTGATAGAAACAAGTATATCTAAAGATATACTGATGCTTACCAGGGTAGATAAGCCGGCGTTATTGAAACGTTTATTTGAAATAGGATGCCTGTATTCGGGTCAAATACTTTCTTATACAAAGATGCAGGGCCAGTTGCAAGACGCGGGCAACACTACCACCCTTTCACATTACCTCGATTTGCTGAATACCGCAGGCTTGCTCGGAGGCATAGAAGCTTATGCAGCAGATATTGTACGCAAACGGGCTTCAAGTCCCAAATTCCAGGTGCATAATACTGCATTGATCAGTGCTCAACGGGCAGAACTATTCAGGGAAATCCGTGGGGATGCAACTATGTGGGGAAGAATAGTAGAATCTTCTGCAGGTGCACACCTTGTTAATCATGCACTTACAGAAAATTTCAATGTGCATTATTGGCGGCACCGCGATGCGGAGGTCGATTTTGTGATCGAGAAACGTGGTAAGGTGATAGGTATCGAAATTAAAAGTGGGGGGGACGTAGCCACTTCAGGGATGGAACAGTTTAAAAAACAGTTCCATCCTCATAAGATACTGTTAGTTGGCAAAGCTGGGTTGCCATGGGAGGAATTTTTATCTATTAACCCCGCCTCATTATTTTAA
- a CDS encoding VOC family protein — protein MALINPHINFNGNAEEAFNFYRSVFGGDFAKIIRFKDLSSPEFPIPEHEANKIMHIALPIGKSVLMANDVPESMGRTNERENRSKIVISAESKAEADKLFNGLSAGGEIEMPISDSPWGSYFGMFRDKYGIEWMVDFDPQNNGQV, from the coding sequence ATGGCACTCATCAATCCACACATTAACTTTAATGGCAATGCTGAAGAAGCATTCAATTTTTATAGATCAGTATTTGGCGGAGATTTCGCAAAAATTATCCGTTTCAAAGATCTGTCAAGTCCTGAATTTCCAATACCAGAACATGAGGCAAACAAAATAATGCACATTGCTTTGCCCATCGGTAAAAGTGTTTTAATGGCCAATGATGTTCCGGAAAGTATGGGACGGACAAATGAAAGAGAAAACAGAAGTAAAATTGTTATCAGTGCAGAAAGCAAAGCCGAAGCTGACAAGCTATTTAATGGGCTTTCAGCGGGTGGGGAAATTGAAATGCCAATTTCAGATAGTCCCTGGGGCTCCTATTTTGGCATGTTTAGAGACAAATATGGGATTGAATGGATGGTAGATTTTGATCCCCAAAATAATGGGCAGGTTTAG
- a CDS encoding DUF488 domain-containing protein: MSILEVFGGNLGKINLQKILFLVTNRQAKPVYGFIPYKYGSYSYSANADLTAMVKHGFISEDTTSFTKKDQLSYLKSLTEVDQNLVKQVYGLYKDTDADGLMKHTYLHYPYYAINSLKAKELLSTEEMEKVSASSPKGNDTILFTIGYEGISLEAYLNRLIKNDVKVLVDVRNNPLSQKYGFSKSQLIRFCESLNIEYRHFPEVGIQSAERKELKDQHDYDELFCGYRERTLAATGSTQQLILDLLKEKKRIALTCFEANICQCHRKHLAESITHLAGWHYSLKHI, translated from the coding sequence ATGAGCATTTTGGAGGTTTTCGGAGGTAACCTGGGAAAAATCAACCTACAGAAGATTCTTTTCCTGGTAACCAACCGGCAAGCAAAACCAGTTTACGGGTTTATTCCGTATAAATATGGATCGTATTCCTATTCTGCTAACGCAGACCTGACCGCGATGGTCAAACATGGGTTTATTTCCGAGGATACAACAAGCTTTACAAAAAAAGACCAGCTGTCTTATCTCAAATCGCTGACTGAGGTTGACCAGAATCTTGTAAAGCAAGTATATGGGTTGTATAAAGATACGGATGCAGATGGATTGATGAAACATACTTATTTGCATTACCCTTACTACGCAATTAATAGCTTAAAGGCGAAAGAGCTACTCAGTACTGAGGAGATGGAGAAAGTAAGTGCATCATCTCCGAAGGGAAATGATACAATTCTTTTCACTATTGGGTACGAAGGCATTAGCCTCGAAGCTTACCTGAACAGGTTAATTAAAAACGATGTAAAAGTACTGGTAGATGTACGGAATAATCCGCTGAGCCAGAAATACGGTTTCTCAAAAAGTCAGTTGATACGTTTTTGTGAAAGCCTGAACATTGAATACAGGCATTTCCCGGAAGTGGGCATCCAGTCTGCCGAAAGAAAAGAACTGAAAGATCAGCACGATTATGACGAACTGTTTTGTGGCTATCGTGAGCGTACGCTTGCAGCAACTGGTTCAACGCAACAGCTGATACTCGACTTGCTTAAGGAGAAAAAAAGAATAGCATTAACATGCTTTGAAGCCAATATATGCCAATGTCATCGTAAACACCTGGCAGAATCTATTACCCATCTTGCCGGATGGCATTATTCACTAAAACACATTTGA
- a CDS encoding helix-turn-helix transcriptional regulator — MGQGYNRIKAVLAEKGRNNNWLAEQLNVNINTVSKWCTNNMQPTVERLFEIAKVLDINVRELLVSTK; from the coding sequence ATGGGGCAAGGATACAATAGAATCAAAGCCGTTTTAGCTGAAAAGGGGCGGAATAATAATTGGCTGGCTGAACAATTAAACGTGAATATTAATACTGTTTCGAAGTGGTGCACGAATAACATGCAACCAACCGTTGAACGCTTATTTGAAATTGCGAAAGTGCTTGATATAAATGTGCGTGAGCTACTAGTAAGTACAAAATAG
- a CDS encoding AAA family ATPase — protein sequence MKNGFIITELRLMGPMMPPAFVKFSRGLNVISGPSNTGKTYIFQCINYMLGSSQRPKSIPVASNYSHCYLEILTHDDRILTLKSDLRGGDFHLFECAIDAIGNNRQHQALHRKHDDKNTENISAFLLNLCGISNKQIKINATGKKRGLSFSDLRKLQLIDEVRIITDKSPLVTGQYTTETAEKSVIKFLVTGNDDEALIEALSKDEIKHRKGKIEMLQELIDESDRQINAIGITDYEDDQLKKIEQSISSLNEELKNLSSINDQLTQKKNVLEATSIKESNIKSDFQLTQARSTILAAQYESDALRLQGTIEACQMLNETNGGEKHCPVCNSVLDDKGSEIDLSEVLNACSIELQKLDFLRRELTESQALLSGEIAECDNNIKGYQAQIVETDKELEEVVTSKINNNLAQIAQLQITSNRLKKYESLQQRKLELLSSRDAIASTISKRRKSSKDGNAESLSSFIYPLCEQVKKVLGALKYPGLTNVSFNESTLDFLIAGQDRELSGKGFRAIVYAAFVIALHQLVTERHGMPVSIIDSPLVTYRKPDADNEDIPIDMAMDFYRYIVASEIEQVIIMENEEPPTDIEQKINHIIFTQSNDGRYGFIPT from the coding sequence ATGAAAAACGGATTCATAATTACAGAACTGAGATTGATGGGGCCAATGATGCCTCCTGCCTTTGTTAAATTCAGCAGAGGGCTCAATGTAATTTCAGGGCCTTCCAATACTGGAAAGACGTATATCTTCCAGTGCATTAATTACATGCTAGGTAGCTCTCAACGCCCAAAAAGTATCCCCGTTGCTTCCAACTATTCGCACTGCTATCTGGAAATTCTAACTCACGACGATCGCATCCTGACATTGAAATCAGATCTGCGAGGCGGGGATTTTCATTTGTTTGAATGTGCCATAGATGCCATAGGAAATAATCGTCAGCACCAGGCATTGCATAGGAAGCACGATGACAAAAACACAGAGAATATTTCAGCTTTCTTGCTGAATCTTTGCGGCATCTCGAATAAGCAGATCAAGATCAACGCCACCGGCAAAAAAAGAGGGCTTTCTTTCAGCGATTTACGCAAACTTCAACTGATCGACGAGGTTCGCATCATCACGGACAAGTCTCCGTTGGTAACGGGTCAATATACAACCGAGACTGCAGAAAAAAGCGTAATCAAGTTCTTGGTTACTGGCAATGACGATGAAGCATTGATCGAAGCACTTTCCAAAGACGAGATCAAACACCGCAAAGGGAAAATCGAAATGCTACAAGAGTTGATTGATGAATCAGATCGTCAAATTAATGCCATTGGAATAACAGATTATGAAGATGATCAGCTAAAAAAGATCGAGCAATCTATCAGTTCGTTGAATGAGGAGTTAAAAAATCTCTCCAGCATCAATGATCAGCTTACTCAAAAAAAGAATGTACTGGAAGCAACCTCTATCAAAGAGTCCAATATCAAAAGCGATTTTCAACTGACACAGGCACGAAGTACAATTCTGGCTGCCCAGTATGAATCAGATGCACTTCGTTTACAAGGCACTATTGAAGCGTGCCAGATGTTGAATGAAACAAACGGCGGCGAGAAGCATTGCCCGGTATGCAACTCGGTGCTGGATGACAAAGGTAGTGAAATCGACTTGTCTGAAGTCCTGAATGCATGTTCGATTGAGCTACAGAAACTTGACTTTTTGCGCCGTGAGCTAACCGAATCACAGGCATTGCTTTCAGGTGAGATTGCAGAATGTGACAATAACATTAAAGGTTATCAGGCACAAATCGTAGAAACCGATAAAGAGTTGGAAGAAGTTGTAACAAGCAAGATCAACAACAACCTGGCACAGATAGCACAGCTTCAAATCACTAGCAATCGACTTAAAAAATATGAGTCGCTACAGCAGCGAAAGTTAGAACTACTTAGCTCAAGGGATGCCATTGCAAGCACTATTTCAAAACGAAGGAAGTCTTCAAAAGATGGCAACGCAGAATCGTTATCATCATTTATCTATCCGTTATGTGAACAGGTTAAGAAAGTTTTGGGTGCCTTAAAATATCCGGGGCTAACGAATGTCTCTTTCAATGAATCCACACTTGACTTCCTGATAGCTGGGCAGGACAGAGAATTAAGCGGCAAAGGTTTTCGTGCCATAGTATACGCAGCGTTTGTAATAGCGCTTCACCAACTCGTAACGGAAAGACACGGTATGCCTGTTTCCATAATTGACTCACCATTGGTGACATACCGGAAACCCGATGCAGACAACGAAGACATTCCGATAGATATGGCAATGGATTTCTATCGCTATATTGTGGCCAGTGAAATTGAACAGGTGATCATCATGGAAAACGAAGAGCCTCCCACAGACATCGAACAAAAAATAAATCACATCATTTTTACCCAGTCAAATGATGGTCGATATGGTTTTATACCCACTTAA
- a CDS encoding ABC-three component system middle component 2, which translates to MDKMTAIYPFNNRIETGLRSLFILTYCYPRTFDLDYLVCLDYLCVHSGDFDKNMPSLHAATPNRGGEIYVHRAIIEEGLNLLYAKHLVHKCYLQTGIEYSATEESAPFIDSMGSEYCKRLHVRSTWIKHTISSNSKTELEKMIKQQATDFLFQVLR; encoded by the coding sequence ATGGATAAAATGACAGCCATATACCCTTTCAATAATAGAATAGAAACCGGATTACGTTCCCTGTTTATCCTTACCTATTGCTATCCTAGGACGTTCGATCTGGATTATCTCGTATGCCTCGATTACCTCTGCGTGCACAGCGGCGATTTTGACAAGAACATGCCTAGCCTGCATGCTGCAACACCCAATCGCGGAGGTGAAATTTATGTACATCGGGCGATTATAGAAGAGGGTTTGAATCTACTGTATGCAAAACATCTGGTTCACAAATGCTACCTACAGACCGGCATCGAGTATAGTGCAACGGAAGAGTCCGCGCCGTTTATTGACAGCATGGGTTCTGAATACTGCAAAAGACTACATGTACGTTCCACGTGGATTAAACACACAATTAGTTCCAACTCAAAAACGGAACTTGAAAAAATGATAAAACAACAGGCAACCGATTTTCTTTTTCAAGTATTGCGCTAA
- a CDS encoding ABC-three component system protein has protein sequence MSSPLATSQNINFGQHILPVKRVEIFTPDEWESFIEEWLDVKKTTYKSVERLAGAGDKGRDVVAKTADDITADHTWDCYQCKHYKNPLTPSDVWVEMGKLIYYTFKKDYSVPRKYYFTAPKGCGTKLSSLLNDPAELKKQFAAAWKDKCEENITVTEKVELNGELLAYFNTFDFSIFTKALIKDIIEEHKKHANHLTRFGGGLPPRPVIDEKDIPATIQKTESTYVNQLLKAYESDCSGQFNDVTELPYNYASHFKRARISFHHAEQLRNLYRDSLPPGTFECFQTEIYDGTVNIFEEIHSNGYAKVKAVELQASLVQISSNPLKDVSIQKDKIGICHQLCNESKYQWIK, from the coding sequence TTGAGTAGTCCGCTTGCCACATCTCAAAACATAAACTTTGGTCAGCACATTTTGCCGGTCAAAAGAGTTGAGATTTTCACTCCAGATGAGTGGGAATCATTTATTGAAGAGTGGCTAGATGTAAAAAAAACCACTTACAAATCGGTCGAACGATTAGCCGGGGCAGGCGACAAAGGAAGGGACGTAGTTGCCAAAACTGCTGATGACATTACTGCGGATCATACCTGGGATTGTTACCAATGCAAGCACTACAAGAATCCATTGACCCCTTCTGATGTTTGGGTTGAAATGGGTAAACTCATTTATTACACTTTTAAGAAAGACTATTCTGTTCCCAGAAAATATTATTTCACTGCCCCAAAAGGTTGTGGCACCAAGCTATCGTCCCTCTTAAATGATCCGGCTGAATTAAAAAAGCAGTTTGCCGCTGCTTGGAAAGATAAATGCGAGGAAAATATCACCGTAACAGAAAAGGTAGAACTCAATGGTGAGCTGTTGGCCTATTTTAACACGTTCGACTTTTCCATCTTTACAAAAGCCTTAATAAAGGATATCATTGAAGAGCACAAAAAACACGCAAACCACCTAACAAGATTTGGTGGGGGATTGCCCCCACGACCAGTCATTGACGAAAAAGATATTCCTGCTACTATTCAAAAGACTGAGTCCACATATGTCAACCAGCTGTTAAAAGCTTATGAATCAGATTGTTCAGGCCAGTTCAACGATGTTACAGAGCTACCTTATAACTATGCATCTCATTTTAAGCGGGCCAGGATTTCTTTCCACCACGCAGAGCAACTCCGCAACCTGTATAGAGACAGTTTGCCACCTGGGACTTTCGAATGTTTTCAAACCGAGATTTACGATGGCACCGTTAATATTTTTGAAGAAATCCATTCTAACGGTTATGCAAAAGTAAAAGCGGTAGAGTTGCAGGCGAGTTTGGTACAGATCAGTTCGAACCCGTTAAAAGACGTAAGTATACAAAAAGACAAAATCGGTATCTGCCACCAATTATGCAATGAGAGCAAATACCAATGGATAAAATGA
- a CDS encoding anti-phage dCTP deaminase yields MLAKKLTQASVDDAKRTEITISTKAKIRNTYTEELIFAVCAPIGSLREPVIAKIESLLKDNYGYEVKRLKLSNYINTYFRDMPQEKAGETKAYTMLMNKIQGGNELRRKFGAQIMAELAINDIHLSRHDEQEPKPIEQLRSRRWCFIIDSIKNKEELELLRELYRDIFYFFSIFSPLDERKKNLLQKNLSNDEVNNIINTDQYENIQYGQNVRNTFVEGDFFMRVSSENIDNLSDKVSRYLNIIFESQIITPTPDEIAMYEAQSAAGNSACLSRQVGASITNQKGEVISRGWNDVPKYGGNLYSESDLHDNRCKLWGYCSNDRTKDILADDILDAIVLNEEVVGSLLNGVKIGKEHQIYQLLRKIIRKNTKVKDLIEFSRAVHAEMHAIIIGSQLAGSKMIGGKLFCTTYPCHNCARHIVVAGIQEIYYIEPYIKSLSMPLHYDSLTESEGVQENGKEKVKILMYDGVAPRRYLEFFLMNRPRKDVDGKLISEFGDYYNPKSQLSLQALPTLEQQAIHSLTEKNFFGNEAK; encoded by the coding sequence ATGCTTGCTAAAAAACTAACTCAAGCATCAGTAGATGATGCGAAACGAACTGAAATAACAATAAGCACCAAGGCAAAAATCCGAAATACTTATACGGAAGAGTTAATATTTGCTGTATGTGCTCCCATAGGCTCTTTGCGTGAGCCTGTCATTGCTAAAATTGAGTCTCTTCTCAAAGACAATTATGGTTATGAGGTAAAGCGTTTAAAGCTCAGTAACTATATAAATACTTATTTCCGAGATATGCCACAAGAGAAAGCAGGAGAGACAAAAGCTTATACTATGTTGATGAACAAGATACAAGGCGGTAATGAACTTAGACGAAAGTTTGGGGCACAAATAATGGCAGAACTTGCAATCAACGATATACATCTTAGCCGACATGATGAACAGGAGCCTAAGCCCATCGAACAATTGAGAAGTAGGCGATGGTGCTTCATTATCGATTCAATAAAGAATAAGGAAGAGTTAGAATTATTGCGAGAGTTGTATCGAGATATATTTTATTTCTTCAGCATCTTTTCTCCATTAGACGAGAGAAAGAAAAACCTGCTTCAGAAAAACCTATCAAACGACGAAGTAAACAACATTATAAATACAGATCAATATGAAAATATTCAATATGGTCAAAACGTAAGAAATACCTTTGTTGAAGGAGACTTTTTTATGCGTGTGTCTTCTGAAAATATTGACAATTTAAGCGACAAGGTATCGCGTTATCTAAATATAATTTTCGAGAGTCAGATAATAACCCCAACGCCAGATGAAATCGCAATGTATGAAGCTCAATCCGCAGCGGGAAATTCGGCGTGTCTATCACGTCAGGTTGGTGCTTCAATAACAAACCAAAAGGGTGAGGTAATCTCAAGAGGTTGGAATGACGTTCCAAAGTATGGCGGCAACCTTTATTCAGAGAGTGATTTGCATGATAATCGATGCAAATTGTGGGGGTATTGTAGTAATGATCGTACAAAAGATATTCTCGCCGATGATATACTAGATGCAATAGTATTAAATGAGGAGGTAGTTGGATCTCTACTTAATGGAGTAAAAATAGGCAAAGAACACCAAATATATCAGCTTCTAAGAAAAATCATTCGCAAGAATACCAAGGTGAAAGATTTGATCGAGTTTTCACGAGCTGTGCACGCAGAAATGCATGCCATAATAATTGGCAGTCAATTGGCAGGAAGCAAAATGATCGGCGGAAAGCTCTTTTGCACAACTTATCCATGTCATAATTGTGCTCGTCATATTGTTGTTGCAGGCATACAGGAAATTTACTACATTGAACCTTATATAAAAAGTTTGTCGATGCCATTGCATTATGATTCGTTGACAGAGAGTGAGGGTGTTCAAGAGAACGGAAAAGAAAAAGTTAAGATTTTAATGTATGATGGCGTTGCTCCCCGTAGGTATTTGGAATTCTTTTTAATGAACAGACCTCGGAAAGATGTGGACGGTAAGCTGATCAGTGAATTTGGAGACTATTATAATCCAAAATCTCAATTATCTTTGCAAGCCTTACCAACTTTAGAACAACAAGCAATACATTCTTTAACAGAGAAAAATTTTTTTGGCAATGAAGCAAAATGA